The Saccharomyces paradoxus chromosome VIII, complete sequence genome has a window encoding:
- a CDS encoding uncharacterized protein (similar to YHR180W), producing the protein MYLISLVAFIAKFFNLAATSVNNSSFPDVDLTNPLRLFTNIPAGLNFNEVIFLERNGFYLGGIDSPSIYHLINGTAVYFGDVRDNIMPGTVGTTRSVTDVDYGSLLTEYGYEANTDYVSRWIATHVVISPLNATEFFQTPVPVPVPVPITILHQQVNSKLH; encoded by the coding sequence ATGTACTTAATAAGCCTCGTTGCATTTATTGCTAAATTCTTCAACCTGGCTGCCACCTCGGTCAACAATAGTTCCTTCCCTGATGTTGATCTTACTAATCCTTTGAGACTCTTCACCAACATTCCAGCAGGACTTAATTTTAATGAAGTCATTTTTCTCGAAAGAAACGGATTCTATCTTGGTGGCATAGACTCTCCCTCAATCTACCACTTAATAAATGGTACAGCTGTGTATTTTGGGGATGTCAGAGATAATATCATGCCGGGTACAGTTGGCACTACTAGGAGTGTTACAGATGTCGACTATGGTTCCTTACTGACAGAGTACGGTTATGAAGCTAATACAGATTATGTCTCGCGTTGGATCGCCACTCATGTAGTAATCTCTCCATTGAATGCTACAGAGTTTTTCCAAACACCCGTGCCAGTACCAGTGCCAGTGCCGATAACAATACTGCACCAACAGGTGAACTCAAAACTACATTAG
- the SVP26 gene encoding Svp26p (Integral membrane protein of the early Golgi apparatus and ER~similar to YHR181W): MLLELISYAGTVSGFLFLTLSIASGLYYISELVEEHTEPTRRFLTRAIYGIILILILLLLLDGFPFKLTLFSIACYIVYYQNLKSFPFISLTSPTFLLSCVCVVLNHYFWFKYFNDTEVPPQFKFDPNYIPRRRASFAEVASFFGICVWFIPFALFVSLSAGDYVLPTTSEQHMAKKNDDITTNNQPKFRKRAVGLARVVINSVRKYIYSLARVFGYEIEPDFDRLAV; encoded by the coding sequence ATGCTGTTAGAATTGATATCTTATGCAGGAACCGTATCAgggtttctttttttaacaCTTTCAATTGCATCGGGTTTATACTACATTAGTGAACTTGTTGAAGAACACACAGAACCCACAAGACGGTTTCTCACAAGGGCTATTTATggtataatattaatattaattCTGCTACTGTTACTAGACGGTTTTCCGTTCAAACTTACACTTTTTTCCATTGCATGTTACATAGTATATTACCAAAACTTAAAAAGTTTCCCATTTATTTCGTTAACCAGCCCAACTTTCCTGTTAAGTTGCGTATGTGTGGTCTTGAATCACTACTTCTGgttcaaatattttaatgATACGGAAGTTCCTCCACAGTTCAAATTTGATCCAAATTATATACCACGCAGACGTGCTAGTTTCGCTGAAGTAGCCTCATTTTTTGGTATATGCGTTTGGTTCATACCATTTGCCTTATTTGTTTCTCTGTCAGCTGGTGATTATGTGCTACCAACGACTAGTGAGCAACATATGGCtaagaaaaatgatgaCATCACAACGAACAACCAGCCAAAATTTCGTAAAAGAGCTGTTGGTTTAGCTCGTGTAGTCATCAACTCGGTAAGGAAGTACATATACTCTCTAGCCCGTGTATTCGGTTATGAGATAGAACCTGACTTTGATAGATTGGCTGTTTAG
- the RGD3 gene encoding Rgd3p (similar to YHR182W) encodes MTVKEHNEENIIGDELQNSRQLSIDCDSVKISLRNTYWTKDYTTGIKLFIKHMNRENDLLIKDIKFYNDFVNKFWKPTLNNLQKLDGTNSMNGRLLEVMNKQFSIISTEQIEKDCKMPLQELRDLNESFLHEAENDLSSRYSVYVKDLVAVKEALIECQKRVQSIYKLKKVKMSMDSSSSAFGNSEDSAPLTRSRFVYEFPYTLDERLKFDDCNQFMSFLQALREKVVLEKNVFPVPGLPNQSFQGRSLVKELKKLEPKLDLSLFNTDRIGNEFIRLGVIQEYSLNFYSSKSSQFDQEKYYYWDSELISTQERNGNTGIRNKKSYGDLTQSNNGHEEKSNVSSIRTSISDWIRKVSLHDNDDSDAAGSTDINENEWKGLKQQLELSQDNFFAKCCQLEYSKVQLEKAIYDYCKNYSKMEDGIKRTLRSSNKTFQRNCEKFTESPVCSLQEGHLPQKSDDIDIRGFFLRDNGIPFRKWNIIEASDPVDACKEISIKSEKFFCGSEINNDLAAVDTLEAIKTILRQIEKEPNTEKIAQSWHKDIDFVRVSNLKRDLLGEFKESKTIGNTNSVITAQFFENSHSYVANDLVGLIKLWLLELPDSLVPSNHYDDLVKAKKPLISLCEQFPTSSLRFLQELANHFQILNDRSSLPPQTVQDLFRDNSDIDIPLAHHFVRRTGLQNPIDIKILSPALYTFFINRRTVDILQTLIANSTTMMTTTAAILTEPPMIIIKDTTIPISSNPKLPPNDKDGPFIPRPFKTSSTPTTPERPKRKSGLFLPINVNDFPPT; translated from the coding sequence ATGACTGTTAAAGAGcataatgaagaaaatattattggtGATGAATTACAGAATTCGAGGCAACTCTCCATTGATTGCGATTCAGTTAAAATTTCACTAAGGAACACATATTGGACCAAAGACTATACAACAGGTATCAAATTATTCATAAAACATATGAATAGAGAAAATGATCTGTTAATTAAAGACATCAAATTTTATAACGATTTTGTCAACAAATTTTGGAAACCAACATTGAAcaatttacaaaaattgGACGGAACTAATTCAATGAATGGCAGACTACTGGAAGTGATGAATAAACAATTTAGTATAATATCAACAGagcaaattgaaaaagactGTAAAATGCCATTGCAAGAATTAAGAGATCTTAATGAGAGCTTCCTTCATGAAGCAGAAAACGATTTGTCATCTCGTTATTCGGTTTACGTTAAAGATTTAGTTGCAGTCAAAGAAGCTTTAATTGAGTGTCAGAAAAGAGTTCAATCCATAtacaagttgaaaaaagtgaagaTGTCAATGGATAGTTCTTCCTCTGCTTTTGGGAATAGTGAGGATAGCGCACCTTTAACGAGATCGAGATTCGTATATGAGTTTCCCTATACTTTAGACGAGAGGttaaaatttgatgattgCAACCAATTTATGTCATTTTTGCAAGCCTTGAGGGAAAAGGTTGTTTTGGAGAAGAATGTCTTTCCTGTTCCAGGTTTGCCAAATCAAAGTTTCCAAGGCCGATCATTGGtaaaagaattgaagaaacttGAACCTAAACTAGACCTATCCTTATTTAATACCGATAGAATAGGTAATGAATTCATCCGGCTCGGTGTAATACAGGAATATTCCCTGAATTTTTACTCCAGCAAAAGTTCTCAGTTTGATCAGGAAAAATACTACTACTGGGACAGTGAACTTATCAGTACGCAAGAGAGAAATGGTAATACTGGAATCAGGAATAAGAAATCATACGGCGACTTAACACAATCTAATAATGGacatgaagaaaaatcaaatgtATCATCAATCAGGACGTCTATATCCGATTGGATCCGCAAAGTTAGTCTAcatgacaatgatgataGCGATGCAGCGGGAAGCACAGAcataaatgaaaatgaatggAAGGGTTTAAAGCAGCAACTGGAATTATCGCAAGATAATTTTTTCGCCAAATGTTGCCAGTTGGAATATTCTAAAGTGCAGTTGGAAAAAGCCATTTATGATTATTGTAAGAATTACTCTAAGATGGAGGACGGGATCAAACGAACTCTAAGATCATCAAACAAGACCTTTCAACGAAACTGTGAGAAATTTACTGAGTCACCTGTGTGTTCTCTACAGGAAGGACACCTGCCACAGAAAAGTGACGATATAGATATAAGAGGATTTTTCCTCAGGGATAACGGCATACCCTTTCGCAAGTGGAATATCATAGAGGCGAGTGACCCAGTCGACGCTTGCAAAGAAATCTCCATTAAAAGCGAGAAGTTTTTCTGCGGTAGTGAAATAAACAATGATCTGGCTGCCGTGGATACGTTAGAGGCAATAAAAACTATACTCCGGCAGATTGAAAAGGAACCaaatactgaaaaaatcgCACAAAGTTGGCACAAAGATATCGACTTTGTAAGggtttcaaatttgaaaagggaCTTATTAGGGGAATTCAAAGAATCCAAAACTATCGGAAATACAAATTCTGTAATCACTGCTCAGTTTTTCGAAAACTCGCACAGTTATGTCGCTAACGATCTCGTCGGACTCATCAAACTATGGCTGTTAGAACTACCCGATAGCCTGGTACCCTCAAATCATTACGATGATTTAGTTAAGGCAAAGAAACCGCTAATCTCCTTATGCGAACAATTTCCTACGAGCTCCTTAAGGTTTCTACAAGAATTAGCAAaccattttcaaatacTCAACGATAGATCCTCACTTCCGCCGCAAACAGTGCAAGATCTGTTTAGAGACAACAGTGACATAGACATCCCATTGGCCCACCACTTCGTAAGAAGAACAGGCCTGCAGAACCCAATTGACATCAAAATCTTGTCGCCAGCACTATATactttctttatcaacCGAAGAACTGTAGACATTTTGCAAACGCTGATCGCTAACAGCACCACGATGATGACAACAACAGCTGCGATACTCACTGAACCACCGATGATAATTATAAAGGATACAACAATACCCATATCATCTAACCCTAAACTACCGCCAAACGACAAGGATGGGCCTTTCATACCACGACCTTTCAAGACTAGTTCTACTCCGACAACCCCAGAAAGACCCAAACGCAAGAGCGGTCTATTCCTTCCCATTAACGTCAACGACTTCCCTCCTACATAA
- the GND1 gene encoding phosphogluconate dehydrogenase (decarboxylating) GND1 (6-phosphogluconate dehydrogenase (decarboxylating)~similar to YHR183W) — protein sequence MSADFGLIGLAVMGQNLILNAADHGFTVCAYNRTQSKVDHFLANEAKGKSIIGATSIEDFISKLKRPRKVMLLVKAGAPVDALINKIVPLLEKGDIIIDGGNSHFPDSNRRYEELKKHGILFVGSGVSGGEEGARYGPSLMPGGSEEAWPHIKNIFQSISAKSDGEPCCEWVGPAGAGHYVKMVHNGIEYGDMQLICEAYDIMKRLGGFTDKEISEVFAKWNKGVLDSFLVEITRDILKFDDVDGKPLVEKIMDTAGQKGTGKWTAINALDLGMPVTLIGEAVFARCLSALKNERIRASKVLPGPEVPKDAVKDRQQFVDDLEQALYASKIISYAQGFMLIREAAATYGWKLNNPAIALMWRGGCIIRSVFLAQITKAYRQEPDLENLLFNKFFADAVTKAQSGWRKSIALATTYGIPTPAFSTALSFYDGYRSERLPANLLQAQRDYFGAHTFRVLPECASDNLPVDKDIHINWTGHGGNVSSSTYQA from the coding sequence ATGTCTGCTGATTTCGGTTTGATTGGTTTGGCCGTCATGGGTCAAAACCTGATCTTGAACGCTGCTGACCACGGTTTCACCGTTTGTGCTTACAACAGAACTCAATCCAAGGTCGACCACTTCTTGGCCAACGAAGCTAAGGGCAAATCTATCATCGGTGCTACTTCCATTGAAGATTTCATCTCTAAATTGAAGAGACCTAGAAAGGTTATGCTTTTGGTTAAGGCTGGTGCTCCAGTCGACGCTTTGATCAACAAAATCGTCCCACTTTTGGAAAAGGGTGACATCATCATTGATGGTGGTAACTCTCATTTCCCAGACTCTAATAGACGTTAcgaagaattgaagaagcatGGTATTCTTTTCGTCGGTTCTGGTGTCTCCGGTGGTGAGGAAGGTGCCCGTTACGGTCCATCTTTGATGCCAGGTGGTTCCGAAGAAGCTTGGCCACATATTAAGAACATCTTCCAATCCATCTCTGCTAAATCTGACGGTGAACCATGTTGTGAATGGGTTGGCCCAGCCGGTGCTGGTCACTACGTCAAGATGGTTCACAACGGTATTGAATACGGTGATATGCAATTGATTTGTGAAGCTTACGATATCATGAAGAGATTGGGTGGATTTACCGATAAGGAAATCAGTGAGGTCTTTGCCAAATGGAACAAGGGTGTCTTGGACTCCTTCTTGGTCGAAATCACCAGagatattttgaagttcGATGATGTCGACGGTAAGCCATTAGTTGAAAAGATCATGGATACTGCTGGTCAAAAGGGTACTGGTAAGTGGACCGCCATCAACGCCTTGGATTTGGGTATGCCAGTCACTTTGATTGGTGAAGCTGTCTTTGCCCGTTGTCTATCTGCTTTGAAGAACGAGAGAATTAGAGCCTCCAAGGTCCTACCAGGCCCAGAAGTTCCAAAGGACGCCGTCAAGGACAGACAACAATTCGTCGATGATTTGGAACAAGCTTTGTATGCCTCCAAGATTATCTCCTACGCTCAAGGTTTCATGTTGATCCGTGAAGCTGCTGCTACTTATGGCTGGAAACTAAACAACCCTGCCATTGCTTTAATGTGGAGAGGTGGTTGTATCATTAGATCTGTCTTCTTAGCTCAAATCACAAAGGCCTACAGACAAGAGCcagatttggaaaacttgTTGTTCAACAAGTTCTTCGCTGATGCCGTCACCAAGGCTCAATCTGGTTGGAGAAAGTCCATTGCGTTGGCTACCACCTACGGTATCCCAACACCAGCCTTTTCCACCGCTTTGTCTTTCTACGATGGGTACAGATCTGAAAGATTGCCAGCCAACTTACTACAAGCTCAACGTGATTACTTTGGTGCTCACACTTTCAGAGTGTTGCCAGAATGTGCTTCTGACAACTTGCCAGTAGACAAGGATATCCATATCAACTGGACTGGTCACGGTGGTAACGTTTCTTCCTCTACATACCAAGCTTAG
- the SSP1 gene encoding Ssp1p (Protein involved in the control of meiotic nuclear division~similar to YHR184W), which translates to MMKPENKKISEKFCNSAYYQERSKEEKLATMRSYGTYEDDPSGEITSIPPKQSKQKKPTKFRERMRRWLQSGKNNDQHGEEDVPKIFNKNFYPQTGLTAFNNNDNGEGQDITNNFYLPSEDESGPFQSSVKTFLTGNNDDDPNFQQSQIPKQKSEHPKSPYRQKPTQEIALLKDLFVTNKYDDPYLNSSTKFGNITSTFPSSLSLRTVTLQTVKKRIDCISAKKKEVWKTEEKFLKDILMWLQSSNFEDPDTISLIHEIEKIFEEDIHFEQNVSDCLKEISNNFEYVCMRETQLINEGNILKNDLKKYAKSREHKGEKHEDTEVLREKVISSQKSFDVTKRHYKHAISITTRQLFMNLAFEYYENCSDMKDISRKYLQESLSTLQTIDTLSFSEELERIRKRRFDKFWAKSNPDLTNNIQKFVNMRTGVAGFNDSLMNHLYGKLSFGVAPLEEELKNSQPELTDMPENIWNEVLSDYNSMDGNPITSNKFLSAKEVEPDQLAELFSQEEKEEDVKNNSSSTANVQPVSQPEVKKENLESSDSLILRSTKRNININATSLRNISIKKAQIKPESANDESKILAAALNDAKQNLDENVWRSPI; encoded by the coding sequence ATGATGAAgccagaaaataaaaaaataagtgaaaaattttgcaatAGTGCCTattatcaagaaagaagcaaagaagaaaagctaGCAACAATGAGAAGCTATGGTACATACGAGGATGATCCATCTGGGGAAATAACCTCTATCCCTCCAAAGCAGTCGAAGCAGAAAAAGCCTACCAAATTCAGGGAAAGAATGCGCAGGTGGTTACAAAGTgggaaaaataatgatcAACATGGGGAAGAGGATGTTCCTAAAATATTCAACAAGAATTTCTATCCGCAAACGGGCTTGACAGCTTTTAACAATAATGACAATGGCGAGGGTCAAGATATTACAAACAATTTTTATCTGCCCAGTGAAGACGAATCTGGTCCATTCCAAAGTAGTGTTAAAACTTTTCTAACTggaaataatgatgatgatcCTAACTTCCAACAAAGTCAAATTCCAAAACAGAAGTCCGAACATCCAAAATCACCTTATCGGCAAAAGCCTACGCAAGAAATAGCATTGCTGAAGGACCTTTTTGTTACTAACAAATATGATGATCCCTATTTGAACTCTTCCACAAAGTTTGGTAACATAACTTCAACATTTCCCAGTAGCTTATCATTAAGGACCGTCACCTTGCAAacagtaaagaaaagaattgaTTGTATTTCTGctaagaagaaagaagtgTGGAAGACGgaggaaaaatttctaaaaGATATCCTAATGTGGCTACAAAGCTCAAACTTTGAAGATCCTGATACAATCTCATTAATacatgaaattgaaaaaatatttgaagaagatatcCACTTTGAACAAAATGTGTCGGATTGCTTAAAAGAAATCTCAAATAACTTCGAATATGTTTGCATGAGAGAAACCCAATTAATAAACGAGGGAAATATACTGAAAAACGACTTGAAAAAGTACGCAAAATCAAGAGAGCACAAAGGTGAGAAGCATGAAGATACTGAGGTCttgagagaaaaagtgATATCATCACAAAAATCTTTTGACGTTACAAAACGGCACTATAAGCATGCAATTTCAATAACGACAAGACAGCTATTTATGAATTTGGCTTTTGAGTACTACGAAAATTGTTCGGATATGAAGGATATTTCGAGAAAATACTTACAAGAATCTTTGTCCACCTTACAAACTATCGACACACTGAGTTTTTCAGAAGAATTagaaagaataagaaagagaagatttgataaattttggGCCAAAAGTAATCCGGATCTAACAAATAATATCCAGAAGTTTGTTAATATGAGAACAGGGGTGGCAGGTTTCAACGATTCCTTAATGAATCACTTGTACGGAAAACTAAGTTTCGGGGTGGCGCCACTTGaggaagaattgaaaaattcacaGCCTGAGCTCACTGATATGCctgaaaatatttggaaTGAGGTTCTTTCTGATTATAATTCGATGGACGGTAATCCAATTACTTCAAATAAGTTCTTATCTGCCAAAGAAGTTGAGCCCGATCAATTAGCCGAGCTTTTCTCtcaagaagagaaagaagaagacgtaaaaaataatagttCCTCAACTGCAAATGTTCAACCGGTATCACAACCTGAggtgaaaaaggaaaatttgGAATCAAGTGACTCCTTGATTTTAAGAAGtacgaaaagaaatataaatatcaatGCCACAAGTTTGAGGAATATCTCCATTAAAAAAGCTCAAATCAAACCGGAGTCTGCAAATGATGAAAGTAAAATTCTTGCTGCGGCATTAAATGATGCAAAGCAGAATTTGGACGAAAACGTCTGGAGAAGTCCAATCTGA
- the PFS1 gene encoding Pfs1p (Sporulation protein required for prospore membrane formation~similar to YHR185C) produces the protein MNQGYAQLSTPELKETKASRLNKMNNFRSSPIVEIINKIPPDCGKIQNTTFPEFNPALRRRQNEQWPAYEKPRRVTDSMSPQLSSINCLPNLYPHGTLPLPNPYLSYLNHLDKVNHQDVKFSNWSILHNSNTGFEIPTCFSPRTTQNMPCSEKVESWLERLPIFVGFDGYLFTNCFDYEYMLDWEETEFTFEKTSCMETDYSKALTDTDIIYIQEKKIEALIRNQYLKEYEFSQKDFEF, from the coding sequence ATGAATCAAGGTTACGCACAACTTTCCACTCCAGAACTGAAGGAGACTAAAGCTTCAAGGCTGAATAAAATGAACAACTTTCGCAGCTCTCCAATTGTTGAAATAATTAATAAGATACCACCTGATTGCGGGAAAATACAGAATACAACTTTTCCTGAGTTCAATCCAGCGTTAAGAAGACGACAAAATGAACAGTGGCCTGCGTACGAAAAACCAAGAAGAGTTACTGATAGTATGTCACCCCAGCTCTCCTCAATCAATTGTTTGCCAAATTTGTATCCCCATGGTACGCTACCATTACCAAACCCTTATTTATCATATTTAAATCACCTTGATAAAGTTAATCATCAAGACGTCAAATTCAGTAACTGGAGTATTCTGCATAATTCAAATACTGGATTTGAAATTCCAACATGTTTCAGTCCACGGACAACGCAAAACATGCCTTGTTcagaaaaagttgaaagCTGGCTCGAAAGGCTGCCAATTTTTGTGGGGTTCGACGGCTATTTATTTACAAACTGCTTTGATTATGAATATATGTTGGATTGGGAAGAGACAGAGTTCACGTTTGAAAAAACATCATGTATGGAGACGGATTATTCTAAAGCGCTAACCGACACTGATATTATATACAtccaagagaaaaaaattgaagcGTTGATAAGGAATCAATATTTGAAGGAGTATGaattttctcaaaaagattttgaattttga